DNA sequence from the Manihot esculenta cultivar AM560-2 chromosome 11, M.esculenta_v8, whole genome shotgun sequence genome:
ttcaatttttatttttaaatatagttGATCAGGTACCGCCGGAGTGCGCCTCGGCCTGCACTGGCAAATTTTTCCAAACGGCCAACGTCAGAGAACGAGAAGCCCTGATTTATCGGTTGGATTATCCCGGAAATCTCAAAGATCGGTATCGAAGAGAAGGATGTTCGAATCGGGATTCCATTTGTGCTTTTTACTATTGCCGCTACTCATCCTTCACTTTATGCCTAGAATTTCAGCAATAAGGTAATTAGTGCTCTTAATTTCTAATTTAGTTTTATCATGTCCTCTGTTAAGTTTCATTCTTTTAATTCTCGTTGTCCTGTGTTTGGTTGCTGAGAAAACAGGAACTTGATACGTTTTCTTCTTAAAAGGCTAAGAATTGTAGACAGTCGTTTTAAAGAAAACAGCCCTTTTCATTGTAATTTTCGGACTTcaacaatttttttattcatgatACAGATGAAATTAGAAATGTGGGTAATTTACGTTTATGAGTTTTCTGGAATGTATTGTGCCAGCCATAGCTATCTTTATTTGTTTTGAAGTatctttttcagttttttcttcTTGATCTTCTAGATCTTGCATTTTCATTAGGATTCCACTTGGTCTTCGTTTCtccttttgttttttgtttttaataaagTTCCTAACTTCTATTTCTGCAGAATAACTTATTAACGATGTTAGAAAGGTAATTCTAGACGATTttagaaagaaaatatttttcctgTTAGGATGCACTTGACAAATGGTACAGATTGCCATTTGCCGCAGGTGGCTTTCAATTTATGTTAAAAGGTGGATTTGTGCTGTCATGTTTGTTGATGAAAGTAGTGGGTAACTTAAAGTTGTGAGGGGACGTTTGGAACGTAAGTCCCTTGCAAATAGCAATATATGGAGTTAGCGATTTTTTcttggaaaaaaaaagatagaatAGCGAAAGGACATTTGTTAAAAGGTTGTAGGGGCATTAATTAAGGATATGATGATGgttttttatttagatattggGTTAGACCCAAGAATGTTGTTCTGGCCTAATAGACATCATTGAGTCGAATGATGCAGCAAGGCATTACATTTGTTGCAATCAAAACTAGGCTAATGTTTATTTTAAGCGTTTTTCCTTGTATTGGAGGCATTACTTTCAAAATTCTGATGTGGTTATGCATTGAGTACTTTGTAATCAATATCCTTTCATATTTTGAGCCATTATACTTCATCTGGCAGAAACTATTGTGGTAAATTCTTTTTATTGCATTACAGGAAGGATATTGGTTTTCAAGAAACAAAAATTTGCAGAAATACGGTTCAAGGAAGATTTTTACTATCTGATGATAATGGTGAGTATTCTCTATATGTATTTATAATTCTTGCCAAGCTAAATTTTAGGTTTGCATTTAGATTTCAGTTTAGGATCTTGGAATGAATCAGGAGAATCATTATTTACTAAGCGAATTTCCTATTAAAGAATGACTTTCTAGGAATCTCATTCATTTcttagataaatttaaataagcaTTACCTTTTAAAAAGATCAGtcaagattttttttctttttattttttagaagtgTTAAATAGAGAAAGTACAAAATTTATCTCTACCCTCTCTAACCTCAAttctagaattttttttttcatggagacacctttttctttcaaaaaaaaaaaaaatgcagatGATATTGTAATTGTTTCAGAAAGCATCAAATAAGCAGGTAGCATGTTTCCTGATTATCAAGTTGTGCAGATTAATTGAAGCATTTAGACATAATAGTGAAGGATATTAACAATATGGTGTGAGAATTCACTATTAGAATGTCCACAAGAAAGCAAATTCTGCCTGTTCTAGATTATAAATTTGTATAATGCATTTTGAATGCATAACTGTCATGGTGAAAAATGCACTCACTTTGAAAATGATTTTCCATATTACAAAACAAATGATTTCTTGGACATATTATCTGATATATTAGTTCCTTGAACTGAACCACTATCACCTTACATTGTGATGCATTTTAGGCCATGTATGTGATGCTTTATCAGTGGATCCACAGTCCCGCTGCTGCCCTGAGAGAGGAGAGAAATTCTCTTGTCAGTGAGTTTTTCCTAATCAAGTCTCCAAGGTTTTCTTCCTTTTCACCAACCATCATTTGAACTGATGAGGGTTTGTTCTTGTTTGCAGTGGATGTAACCTTCTTTCACAGTGTTGCAATTCCTATGAATTTTGTGTTTCATGCTGCCTGAATCCTGCAAGGGTATCTTCTCGACTGGCCAGTTGGTTGCTTTGTTCTTATCTTAATCATGTAGTATGCAAAATGGAACTTATTGCTTGGATTTATTCTGCAGACGCAAGAAGAAGAAGTCATAAAGTTGAAAATAGCCAAGCCATCAACTGCAGGTTTTTGCTTTTTCTTCCTTCTCCAGTTCTCCTTCTTATCCATGTTAGAAAAAAAGGTGAATATGATAGGATGAAGTAAAGAtggtttctaaaaataaaaggatGCTTTTTTCTTGAACATTAATAAAGGAATGTTTAGCAAAAAAAGATGGTTCCTTTATGATATGATGAAGTACTATGGTCGTGATTTACTTTGTAGTATGCGTACTTTTGTATTTCCCTTGGAAGATATAAGGATACTATTTTTGTGGATGGAGCATTGGACCTTCATAAGCTATGACATAATGGATCTCAATTCTCATGCAGGAGAATTTAAGTTCAGTTTTATTAAAGTCAAATGATTGTGTGAAACTAGTATTGCAATGAACATTTTATGAAtactaatttatttagtttggaTGATATATTGTTATTCTAGGATTGGTTGGTTATTGATGAGTTCCCGTTGCTGTACATTTTTTTGAAGGGATCTGAAATATGAAAGATTTAGATTACATTTCCATTCTATACCTTTTTCAAATACTTGAAATATGAAAGTAACGGGCATCTCCATTCTTTTTCGGCAGGGACTTATGCAAGCATTTTTGATTTCTGTGCTGGGAGGTGCCGTCATAATTCTGAGAGTGTGGTAAGTGttagtttttgtttttgttgtgtgcTTGTGGAGTTGATGGGAAATATGTGTGGATTGGTATCTATTAGAGGTGACCGGAGAACTCCTACGGaatgttggttttgagttggggGATTGCTGGATGGAAAAAGGGCATTATCTATGTCTTAGACCTTGTTAGCTTACTTACTAAtggtgttgaatcccacatcgattgttgaaaggggtaatgtactcctatatgggccataggcactccttccccttgagctagcttttggagtAAGTTAggtctgacccaaatttaacatggtatcaaggCCTCCCATCTGATGTTGGGCCTCttataaatatgtcacgcacgAGTAAAATTCTAAACGTGAGggagtgtgttgaatcccacatcgattgttgaaaggggtaatgtaccccttatatgggccataggcactcctcccccttgagctagcttttgggatgagttaggcctgatccaaatttaacaGGTGGCAATGAATTAATCATAATTGACACTAGCTATGAAATTATCATCAGAGCCAAATAAGTTAATAAGAAATTCAAGCTTAAGATACAGGCCCTCCATCTATTTTCATTACAAAATGTTAGCGTTAACAGAAACTTTTATGTGATTGCGAATCATTCCAGTTTGTGTTGATCTTCTAGATGTTATATTGCATCTGAACCAAGTGCGAATATTGCAGGTTCACGAAAATGCTTATCTTAGTGATTTCCATCATTGCTTTTCC
Encoded proteins:
- the LOC110627070 gene encoding uncharacterized protein LOC110627070, which translates into the protein MFESGFHLCFLLLPLLILHFMPRISAIRKDIGFQETKICRNTVQGRFLLSDDNGHVCDALSVDPQSRCCPERGEKFSCHGCNLLSQCCNSYEFCVSCCLNPARTQEEEVIKLKIAKPSTAGTYASIFDFCAGRCRHNSESVVHENAYLSDFHHCFSLPSNMSAANYTQLEARLVGINVIVGRQGESCDSACKANGQSCVSNKLLVLNQCDIMQKYMSCKGTCLASIGADQPAEVVDNAPKHLNPGACLYTRTQSMLSCDGSHQHTRRLCPCA